A single region of the Ziziphus jujuba cultivar Dongzao chromosome 10, ASM3175591v1 genome encodes:
- the LOC107411376 gene encoding protein ENHANCED DISEASE RESISTANCE 2-like isoform X2, translating to MGMSQTDGRMEGWLYLIRSNRIGLQYSRKRYFVLEGHHLKSFKSVPTSNNEEPVKSAIVDSCIRVMDNGRESIHRKVFFIFTLYNTSNHNDQLKLGASSPEEAARWIHSFQEAALKGGPDLGDNAINCSKSRWRSFRLSGSSRTSRINSIDWTLFPSTQGDPLTSDVVAPSSWTIFGCQNGLRLFKEAKDRDSHGKWDDHPAIMAVGVVDGTSEAIFQTLMSLGPSRSEWDFCFYKGSVVEHLDGHNDIVHKQLYSDWLPWGMKRRDLLLRRYWRREDDGTYVILYHSVFHKKCPPQKGYVRACLKSGGYVVSPVNQGKQSVVKHMLAIDWKFWKSYLRASSARSITIRMLGRVAALRELFRAKLGYPSSDFSSGELMRNIGLNQSEIDSRFDNRTITGDGNNRGNLSEEVDKTPSEHASLVSLNDAADEFFDVPEPSDRDQSEGDWSPDFLSETCSQDVRPPKLSTAAGFVKKLHDLAVQKRGYVDLQEMAREESILCCYGSTLPKDPTCTLACSWTTADPATFLIRGKSYLEDHHKVKAKGTLMQMIGADWLRSDKREDDLGGRPGSLVQKYAAQGGQHFFFIVNIQVPGSTTYSLALYYMMNTRLEDSPLLESFVKGDDAFRNSRFKLIPYISKGSWIVKQSVGKKACLVGQALEINYFHGKNYLELGIDIGSSTVARGVVSLVLGYLNNLVIEMAFLVQANTPEELPEYLLGTCRLNHLDAAKSVLVKP from the exons ATGGGTATGTCTCAAACTGATGGAAGAATGGAGGGCTGGTTGTATCTCATTCGTTCTAATCGGATTGGGCTACAGTACTCAAGGAAGCGTTACTTTGTTCTTGAAGGTCACCATCTCAAAAGCTTCAAATCAGTTCCCACTTCTAACAATGAG GAACCTGTTAAAAGTGCTATTGTAGATTCTTGCATTCGGGTCATGGACAATGGGCGGGAGAGCATTCATAGAAAA GTATTCTTCATATTTACTCTCTACAATACTTCCAATCACAACGATCAACTTAAG TTGGGAGCAAGCAGTCCTGAAGAAGCAGCAAGATGGATTCATTCCTTTCAGGAAGCAGCTTTAAAG GGTGGTCCAGATCTAGGAGATAATGCCATTAATTGTTCAAAGAGCAGATGGCGGTCCTTTAG ATTGAGTGGATCTAGCAGGACAAGTCGCATTAATTCTATAGACTGGACTCTTTTCCCTTCTACCCAAGGAGATCCTTTGACATCCGATGTTGTGGCTCCTTCTTCTTGGACAATTTTTGGTTGTCAGAATG GTCTACGACTATTCAAAGAAGCAAAAGATAGGGATTCCCATGGGAAG TGGGACGATCATCCTGCTATTATGGCTGTGGGTGTTGTTGATGGAACTTCAGAAGCCATCTTCCAAACTCTCATGTCCCTTGGTCCCTCAAGATCAGA ATGGGATTTCTGTTTCTACAAGGGCAGTGTGGTTGAGCACCTTGATGGTCATAATGATATCGTTCACAAGCAGTTATATAGTGATTGGTTACCATG GGGAATGAAAAGGAGAGATCTTTTGCTGCGACGTTATTGGAGAAGGGAAGATGATGGGACGTATG TTATTCTCTACCATTCTGTTTTCCACAAGAAGTGTCCACCTCAAAAAGGCTATGTCCGAGCATGCCTTAAAA GTGGAGGATATGTAGTATCACCAGTCAACCAAGGGAAACAATCAGTTGTGAAGCACATGCTTGCTATCGACTGGAAATTCTGGAAATCTTATCTACGTGCCTCTTCAGCCAGATCTATCACCATCCGAATGCTTGGCAGAGTTGCTG CATTACGGGAGCTCTTCAGAGCAAAATTAGGATATCCTTCCTCAGATTTTTCATCTGGAGAGTTGATGAGAAATATTGGTTTGAATCAGAGTGAGATAGACAGCAGGTTTGACAACCGAACAATAACCGGGGATGGGAACAATAGAGGAAATTTATCAGAAGAAGTGGATAAAACACCTTCTGAGCATGCTAGTCTTGTTAGCCTGAATGATGCTGCTGATGAATTCTTTGATGTTCCAGAACCCTCTGATCGTGATCAATCAGAAGGTGATTGGAGTCCTGATTTTCTTTCAGAGACATGCTCACAG GATGTACGTCCACCAAAGTTATCAACTGCTGCTGGATTTGTGAAAAAATTGCACGATCTTGCAG TTCAGAAGCGTGGCTATGTGGACTTGCAAGAGATGGCAAGGGAAGAAAGTATCTTGTGCTGTTATGGGTCAACTCTTCCAAAGGATCCAACTTGTACTTTGGCTTGCAGTTGGACAACAGCAGATCCTGCTACATTCCTGATTCGTGGAAAGAGTTATCTAGAAGACCATCACAAG gttAAGGCAAAGGGCACCTTGATGCAAATGATTGGTGCAGACTGGCTAAGATCTGACAAGCGTGAAGATGATCTTGGAGGACGTCCAGGGAGCCTTGTTCAG AAATATGCAGCACAGGGTGGACAGCACTTCTTTTTCATTGTGAACATACAG GTACCCGGTTCAACGACTTATAGCTTGGCGCTATACTATATGATGAATACACGACTAGAAGATTCACCCTTGCTGGAGAGTTTTGTTAAGGGAGATGATGCATTTAGAAATTCGAGGTTTAAGCTCATACCATACATATCTAAG GGTTCATGGATTGTTAAGCAGAGTGTGGGAAAGAAAGCATGCCTCGTTGGTCAAGCActagaaataaattatttccaTGGGAAGAACTACTTGGAG CTTGGGATTGACATTGGGTCGTCCACTGTTGCAAGGGGTGTGGTCAGTCTTGTTCTTGGTTACCTTAACAATCTGGTTATTGAGATGGCCTTTTTGGTACAG GCAAATACACCAGAGGAGCTTCCAGAATATCTACTTGGTACCTGCCGGCTTAATCATCTTGACGCTGCAAAGTCAGTTTTAGTTAAACCGTGA
- the LOC107411376 gene encoding protein ENHANCED DISEASE RESISTANCE 2-like isoform X1: MGMSQTDGRMEGWLYLIRSNRIGLQYSRKRYFVLEGHHLKSFKSVPTSNNEEPVKSAIVDSCIRVMDNGRESIHRKVFFIFTLYNTSNHNDQLKLGASSPEEAARWIHSFQEAALKGGPDLGDNAINCSKSRWRSFRLSGSSRTSRINSIDWTLFPSTQGDPLTSDVVAPSSWTIFGCQNGLRLFKEAKDRDSHGKWDDHPAIMAVGVVDGTSEAIFQTLMSLGPSRSEWDFCFYKGSVVEHLDGHNDIVHKQLYSDWLPWGMKRRDLLLRRYWRREDDGTYVILYHSVFHKKCPPQKGYVRACLKSGGYVVSPVNQGKQSVVKHMLAIDWKFWKSYLRASSARSITIRMLGRVAALRELFRAKLGYPSSDFSSGELMRNIGLNQSEIDSRFDNRTITGDGNNRGNLSEEVDKTPSEHASLVSLNDAADEFFDVPEPSDRDQSEGDWSPDFLSETCSQDVRPPKLSTAAGFVKKLHDLAETMHAAVQKRGYVDLQEMAREESILCCYGSTLPKDPTCTLACSWTTADPATFLIRGKSYLEDHHKVKAKGTLMQMIGADWLRSDKREDDLGGRPGSLVQKYAAQGGQHFFFIVNIQVPGSTTYSLALYYMMNTRLEDSPLLESFVKGDDAFRNSRFKLIPYISKGSWIVKQSVGKKACLVGQALEINYFHGKNYLELGIDIGSSTVARGVVSLVLGYLNNLVIEMAFLVQANTPEELPEYLLGTCRLNHLDAAKSVLVKP, translated from the exons ATGGGTATGTCTCAAACTGATGGAAGAATGGAGGGCTGGTTGTATCTCATTCGTTCTAATCGGATTGGGCTACAGTACTCAAGGAAGCGTTACTTTGTTCTTGAAGGTCACCATCTCAAAAGCTTCAAATCAGTTCCCACTTCTAACAATGAG GAACCTGTTAAAAGTGCTATTGTAGATTCTTGCATTCGGGTCATGGACAATGGGCGGGAGAGCATTCATAGAAAA GTATTCTTCATATTTACTCTCTACAATACTTCCAATCACAACGATCAACTTAAG TTGGGAGCAAGCAGTCCTGAAGAAGCAGCAAGATGGATTCATTCCTTTCAGGAAGCAGCTTTAAAG GGTGGTCCAGATCTAGGAGATAATGCCATTAATTGTTCAAAGAGCAGATGGCGGTCCTTTAG ATTGAGTGGATCTAGCAGGACAAGTCGCATTAATTCTATAGACTGGACTCTTTTCCCTTCTACCCAAGGAGATCCTTTGACATCCGATGTTGTGGCTCCTTCTTCTTGGACAATTTTTGGTTGTCAGAATG GTCTACGACTATTCAAAGAAGCAAAAGATAGGGATTCCCATGGGAAG TGGGACGATCATCCTGCTATTATGGCTGTGGGTGTTGTTGATGGAACTTCAGAAGCCATCTTCCAAACTCTCATGTCCCTTGGTCCCTCAAGATCAGA ATGGGATTTCTGTTTCTACAAGGGCAGTGTGGTTGAGCACCTTGATGGTCATAATGATATCGTTCACAAGCAGTTATATAGTGATTGGTTACCATG GGGAATGAAAAGGAGAGATCTTTTGCTGCGACGTTATTGGAGAAGGGAAGATGATGGGACGTATG TTATTCTCTACCATTCTGTTTTCCACAAGAAGTGTCCACCTCAAAAAGGCTATGTCCGAGCATGCCTTAAAA GTGGAGGATATGTAGTATCACCAGTCAACCAAGGGAAACAATCAGTTGTGAAGCACATGCTTGCTATCGACTGGAAATTCTGGAAATCTTATCTACGTGCCTCTTCAGCCAGATCTATCACCATCCGAATGCTTGGCAGAGTTGCTG CATTACGGGAGCTCTTCAGAGCAAAATTAGGATATCCTTCCTCAGATTTTTCATCTGGAGAGTTGATGAGAAATATTGGTTTGAATCAGAGTGAGATAGACAGCAGGTTTGACAACCGAACAATAACCGGGGATGGGAACAATAGAGGAAATTTATCAGAAGAAGTGGATAAAACACCTTCTGAGCATGCTAGTCTTGTTAGCCTGAATGATGCTGCTGATGAATTCTTTGATGTTCCAGAACCCTCTGATCGTGATCAATCAGAAGGTGATTGGAGTCCTGATTTTCTTTCAGAGACATGCTCACAG GATGTACGTCCACCAAAGTTATCAACTGCTGCTGGATTTGTGAAAAAATTGCACGATCTTGCAG AGACGATGCATGCTGCAGTTCAGAAGCGTGGCTATGTGGACTTGCAAGAGATGGCAAGGGAAGAAAGTATCTTGTGCTGTTATGGGTCAACTCTTCCAAAGGATCCAACTTGTACTTTGGCTTGCAGTTGGACAACAGCAGATCCTGCTACATTCCTGATTCGTGGAAAGAGTTATCTAGAAGACCATCACAAG gttAAGGCAAAGGGCACCTTGATGCAAATGATTGGTGCAGACTGGCTAAGATCTGACAAGCGTGAAGATGATCTTGGAGGACGTCCAGGGAGCCTTGTTCAG AAATATGCAGCACAGGGTGGACAGCACTTCTTTTTCATTGTGAACATACAG GTACCCGGTTCAACGACTTATAGCTTGGCGCTATACTATATGATGAATACACGACTAGAAGATTCACCCTTGCTGGAGAGTTTTGTTAAGGGAGATGATGCATTTAGAAATTCGAGGTTTAAGCTCATACCATACATATCTAAG GGTTCATGGATTGTTAAGCAGAGTGTGGGAAAGAAAGCATGCCTCGTTGGTCAAGCActagaaataaattatttccaTGGGAAGAACTACTTGGAG CTTGGGATTGACATTGGGTCGTCCACTGTTGCAAGGGGTGTGGTCAGTCTTGTTCTTGGTTACCTTAACAATCTGGTTATTGAGATGGCCTTTTTGGTACAG GCAAATACACCAGAGGAGCTTCCAGAATATCTACTTGGTACCTGCCGGCTTAATCATCTTGACGCTGCAAAGTCAGTTTTAGTTAAACCGTGA